Genomic window (Cucumis sativus cultivar 9930 chromosome 2, Cucumber_9930_V3, whole genome shotgun sequence):
CAAAGGCTTAAATAGAAAGGTACGCCAACCGATCATAAAAAAGTCGAGGGATATGTGCAGCTCATTGACCTCCAAAACATACTATGTCGAGAGTTTGATTTGAGCCATTTCGGATTTTAGCAGGTAGTTGTAACCAATTATTATTCTGTTCAACTTaacttttatgaaaaaacaTGTAGGGTGGGATGGGGGTCGAGGGTGGAGTCCAACAAAAGTTTCAACTATTTATGCAGACACATTTGTTTTTCGGTCGCTCCCAACTTTCATCTCTCAGGCTTAAGTCAATGGAGGCTAATGAAGCAAAATGAAACATCCAAAACATAGAACATAGTATCTCACTTTTTTTGTGAGACATTGCAATTTCTAGTAGTAAGTTGTTGTAATCCATTATTATTCAATCCAACTGGCTTCTATGAGAAAGACCTATAGCCAGGATTCAGCCATTTACACATTGATCTTTTCGAAGCAAAGACACGTTTGCTCAGACTGAAATCAGTGGAGAAtaaagaagcaaaaagaaaCTATAGGAATTGCATATGATGATCAAGGCCTATCTTTTTGGTGGCATGGGAATGACACACAGGTAAGGGCAGCAGGGAAGAAGCAAGACATGCAAGAATGTGTGGTGGGCACATGTTGCCATGCAATGCCCACACTTTGATATATAAATCACTTCCCACTTTGGATTTGAATGGCTAATGGCCTTTCAAAATGGCAAAGGATTCATCTTCAAAGAAGGATGATTGTATAAATATGTCTTTATAATAACACTTTTTGGGATCATACAACAGTGATCAAAGAGGAGGAAAATGGAACCCTTACTTTGCTTCCACCATTAATCAAAAGCTATCATTGGATCACAatctaattatgattagaaGTATTATATGTTGACTCCAACATTAGTCCTTCCttgtaataagaaaattttggctTAAATTCTTTTATGGTTTAAATATTTGGACTTTACgttgtaaaaaaaacataacacagctaaaatgaaatttgtgttATCAATCTTGTGATTAAAGGCTCGATTCTCTCACTTTAcatattgttaaaagaaaacaaaaaatgataaaaaaaacctCGAACATTATTGACTGAGATTATTGtaacatatataattcaaatctCTCCCATTTCTATAGTTAAAAAGGCCGAAGAAAGAGATTGAACTAGGAGATTGTTGCATAATGTTTTCACTCTAGTTTCtagctttttgttttttttttaattcattcatttttattcacaaaaagtaaaaaaaatacagagaattatatttacaactatttttatatatagccaaagttagcttaatttaataataattagtgtGATGGTCGTCTTCTTTATAAATTGAAGATTTGATCCCTTAAATATACAATTACTTAACCATAAACAATTGAGgcaatttgtttaattatattgtaaaaagAGGAAATAACGGTTGGAAAATCATTGGACAATGAAAAGCCAAGTTGTGttatttatggaaaaaaaaaaaggttaattgaaagttatatatatttggacaAATCatgatttaataataatgtttatgaGCCAATGATTTGCAACAATACAcctaaccaaaataaaatctaattagGAAATAGTGAATGTCGACATAACACACTTCACActctttcataaatttatgTCTTTTCAATATACATCCCAATgcaatcaattatatatatatatgctctAACATTCTAGAAAAGCtatccaatatatatatgtatatatatattaatttggtCTTGTTTTTGGAGAGATATTTTAACTCAAATTTCTTAGTAATACATATGTAGATTATCCAAtccaaataactaaaaaaaaatagttttttaaaccatattttttcaatttcgtATTCCATTCGTGTTTTATATGAttcattcaatatttaaagcaaaatttattgatgggttaaaattacaacacttttcaaagtaaaaaaaaaaaaagaagaagaagaagagaagaagttaAAATTGCAACAATTAGGTGTGAGTGTTTATGGAGTTAAAATGTTAATACTTACCCAAACTTTTGAGTATAATTTAATGAAGGTAAGATATAAGTTTTACTCTAAAATTGAGCTTCTTCCCctataaaaaggaagaaaataaaataaaaataaaaccccATAAACCCTTTTGATCATCACCTATAAAAAGGAACTCCATTCTTGAATAATAATCtaccaaattaattacaattattgtgttcttcatctttctttttcttccaaaaccctatttgtaattttcttgGCTCTTTCAAACTTATACCATCATCATGTGTTGCCAAAGTCTTCTTTTGGTCCAAAAAATCTCAGAACTTTACCACAAGATCTCCACTCTTGAGAGCCTCAAACCCTCTAAACATGTCAACTCCCTCTTCTCTCAACTTGTACTCCTCATTTGCACCCCTTCTTCCTCGTCCATCGACGTCTCCACGCTCTGCTCCACCATCCAAACCATGAGATCCCATCTCATCAAGCTCTGTGGCGAGGCCGAGTCCCTTCTCGAGCATCACTACTCCACCATTTTATCTTCCCACCAAAACCCTCTCGACCATCTCTCCCTCTTCCCTTATTACTCCAACTACCTCAAACTCACTCACTTAGAATTCTCCATTTTGAACCACCACGCCCCCCACAGTACTACTACGCCTCCCTCTAAAGTGGCATTTGTTGGCTCCGGTGCACTTCCCTTCTCGTCTATCATCATGGCCTTGAAGTACTTCCCAAAAACCGAGTTTCACAACTTCGACCTCGACCCGTCTGCCAATGCGAAAGCATCGATGCTGGTAGCAGGCGACGTGGAGCTGTCGAGGCGGATGGTGTTCCACACGACCGACATCATGGACGTCGGGTCGGAAGAGTTGAGGGAGTTCGAGGTGGTGTTTCTGGCGGCGTTGGTGGGGAtggagagagaagagaaggggAAGGTGATCGAGCATTTGAGGAAGAATATGAGTGGTGGGGCGTTGTTGATGTTGAGGAGCGCATATGGTGCACGGGCGTTTGTTTATCCGGTGGTGGAAGCTTGTGATCTTCGGGGGTTCGACATTCTTACGGTGTTTCATCCAACGGATGAAGTTATTAATTCAATTGTGCTGGCacgattataataattaataactaataatGTGTGTAATTAACAATTAAGCTAAGTAATCTCTCTActtacttaattaatatatatatatctatcacAAATCAAGGAAAATTAAAGGTAACAGTATGGTATTTTCTTGATTTCGTGGTTGAGGAATAAAATTGGAATGATattgaatgaatgaaatttgattattttgatttctctctcttcttttaatatgaagaaatgattttatattcaagaaaaaaaatacatattttgtaacatttctaatttctttgtcctcaaaataaaaatatgaaaagctAACATAAAATGATTTCAGTAAATTTTAagtcatttaaaatttagattttagaagtaaaaaaagaaaaagaaaaggtcaaAGCAATAGTTTAATTGAATGTTTTGGATAgaaacataattgaaaatatattatagtttcaaattttatcactatattttataaatattttaattcattttggtagttaaaaaataactgtgattttttgttgttgtttaaaaaatacaactttataaatgtttctaaaaaacaagaaactgTCAAGATCATCGagcatttttattttttaaaactaaaatcataAACTAGAAACgaaaaattagaacaaaatttCTCCTTTGATAATCCAAATTATGTGTAATTCCTTCTgttttttagtgattttatttatgaatagtttgtcaattattttatttcgaATCAATtacattaaagaaaaaaaaaaaaagaagatcaagaagaaaagaaatcctTGATTAATTCCTTGCTAGTTTTGAGTCATTGAGGCCTCttgaattctttcttttttattccctcagatttacaaaattatttgttatatctaTCAAACATTATTtactaaaaaacaattcaaaactaaCGTTGGATTTTCTATCCATACGAGCATATTCATTCAACTGACATAAAATTTACGATATTGAgatcaaaattaattcaacatttctctcacatataatataagaaatacttgttttctatttcaagAATGATATCACGagaaaaatttagattttaaatgaACTATTTAGAAAtcgaatttttaaaaagacctGAGGCATTGATTGTTTCCATGATATAGGAATGAATCGTCGCTATGCTTTGGAcgttcttctttttcatgaCGGACTTCACTTCACCTCTTGTACATAATGTGACagtaaaaaatcaaatagtaaaaattgcaatttttaaGTTCAtacaatacaaatatttaatttattataaatattaatgtaatCGTGTACATACCCATTAGTAGTATACTTAGTGGCCATATAGCCACATTTAGATGCCCATGTCATGTGTCTATAAGAGACTCACTTTCAATGGCTATCTAACTCATCATCCGCTTGTCAAATTGCCTATAAATAATGACATTTGATGAGTTTGTAAGTATAAACAACATTTGagtgaaatagaaagaaataggaGAAAGCAGAGAAATTGATAAGAATTCCCAATTTTCTtaatctcttaatttttttaatttatattatatattatattttctcgactcctaattaaaattttggtaatgTTAATAGACATTTATTTGTGGTTGGGCCAATGGTAAGTGGGCTTAAATTTGGACCATTAACATATGAGTTATATCCAAATTCATAAAAGTTAAGTGACGTCTCTAATTGGCACAACAAAATGGGTTGAACAGCAGATATTGGGAAAATGATATTATTGACCCAATCTTGAACGTCCAAAGACAAATGcctcacattttaaaaatcatgcCCAACATACTCTTCAACTAATATACCAAccttataataatattagatatgaaaaaaatggacaacatattaaaaatggaaaatgtcACTATAATAtgttatataaaagaaaatgacattcTTGGATATGAAAGAAATATAGAATGGTCTAACTCGAACCAAACCCCTACATCCCATCGTTCTCAATTCTTTGAGGCCACATTATGGTGTGGAGGAGTGTGGCATTCACACACCCATTGGGACAAGTGGGAAGGTTTTTGCTTAAACTTCACTTTCATTTTTGGCCAATCAACTTAATAACAATATCattgttttaaacttttttcttatatattctTCATATGGCCCATAtaatttcaatcttttatctatctttttgtttgagaTCACGACTTTATAATGAAATGATCagcacacatatatatatacatatatatatgtatatattctcttttttatatataatttgtctTTTAACACTTCTTTAATCTCACAAATGAAGACAACCATATCTCTCTTGTGGTGCCTTTCAtcactttgtttattttaaatcatccCCACAAAATTTATGGTTAGAATCCATATATACGaacatcaaataataaatgtaacGTGTTTGAATAAAGAAACAACCTAATATACCTTGACATTATAAtgaaaccaaaatatattttaagatgATTTACtatgtttcaaataaactTTCGGTATATATTATACACGGACAAACT
Coding sequences:
- the LOC101219339 gene encoding nicotianamine synthase 1, producing MCCQSLLLVQKISELYHKISTLESLKPSKHVNSLFSQLVLLICTPSSSSIDVSTLCSTIQTMRSHLIKLCGEAESLLEHHYSTILSSHQNPLDHLSLFPYYSNYLKLTHLEFSILNHHAPHSTTTPPSKVAFVGSGALPFSSIIMALKYFPKTEFHNFDLDPSANAKASMLVAGDVELSRRMVFHTTDIMDVGSEELREFEVVFLAALVGMEREEKGKVIEHLRKNMSGGALLMLRSAYGARAFVYPVVEACDLRGFDILTVFHPTDEVINSIVLARL